ggagacagaggttgcagtgagccaagatcatggcactgcactccagcctgggtggcagagcaagactccttctcggggtaatatatatatatataatattatatatacatatgtatatattatatataatatatatgcatataatataatattatatatatatatatatatatatatatatgttgttctCTCTCCCCATGATTGGTTCAGGGCCCCTGCTCAAGTACAGTTATCAATGTCTAGGGAATTTCAGCCCCATCCTCCCTGGTTGTCCAGTTCTAGTCCAGAGTTCTTGCTGATGTGGTTACCTCGCAGGTCTTTGTGTGGGCAGGGAGAACCAGCTCCGCCTGATGGGCAGCAGAGGCAGGCTGTGGCCATGGTCTTTTTCCTCAGGAGTCCCTGTCTGCCGAGGCATAGCTGTCACTGGAAGCTTTTAGCTGTGATGCTGCCAGGAAGAGGGTGATGGCTGAAGAGCCCACCACTAAGCAAAATGGTTTGTCACTCCTTTGGCAATGCTTCCTTTGTGCCATGCCTGTCCTGAGCACTTTGCAAATGTTGACTCATGTAAACTTCAAAGCCCTTATGATGTGGGTATGACTGCTATcctcattgtacagatgagaaagctgaggccagCAATGGCTAAGTAACTAACCCCAAGTCACCCAGCCAGGAAGTGCTGGAGCCAGGAATGAAGCCTGGCTGTCTGGTTCCAGAGCCAGTGTTACACGGCCCTGACCCTCCCAGGCAGTTCTTCCAGGAACCTTCCCCACATCCTTGGGCCCTTCCCCGGTTGAACCCCTTTCTGAGCCTCCTCTTCCCATCAGCCTTGTCCTTGACCAAGGCACCCCAGACTTTCAGAGCCAAATGGGATCACGTTGCCTACAATTGAGGAAACAGAGGCCTTGAAAGTTGTGTGACACACCTATGTCCCCCATATCATAAAGGTagtgggaagagaaagagaatcgCTTAAGAACAGGGAATATTTATGAGGCTCTGTGTTCCAGGCCTTGGTGACCGAGTGCAGACAGGACATGGCCCCTGCCCAGGTGGCAATCTCAGACTGGGTGGGAGGACGCATGCCAAGGAACAAGGTGATTTCAAATTTAGCAGCAAGTCCTCTTCAGAAGGCAGTAAAGTGAAGGGGGTGGAACTGGGAGGACCTTGGGAGGTGAGCTTTCGTCCAGATCCTCACCTTGCTTTAGGAGGTAAGAACGGAAGCCGTCTCCATCGCAACAGCCTTCTCCCCACAGCTGGGAGAACAGTGCTGGTgggttctttgttcattttattttctcatatgttggttttttgtctttttgttttgcttgttttttgttttgagagggagtcttgctctgtcgccaggctggagtgcagtgggccgatcttggctcactgcaacctcagcctcccaggtacaagcagttctgcctcacccttccaagtagctgagatgacaggtacacgccaccaggcctggctaattcttttgtatttttagtagagacggggcttcatcatgttggccgggatggtctcgatctcttggccttgtgctTTGCCTGCCTcgatttcccaaagtgctgggattacagaaagtgccggcgtttttttttttctttttctttttttttttttttgagatggagttttgctctattgcccaggctggagtgcaatggctgatcttggcccactgcaacctctgcctcccggggttcaagctattctcaggcctcagcctcccaagtgcctgggattacagctgtgtatcaccacacccggctaattttttatttttaggagagacagggtatcacaccatgttggccacattggtttcgaactcctaacctcaggcaatccacccaaagtgctgggattacagacgtgagccaccgcgcgcggcctTTTGGTCATTTTAAACagagtctccttatgttgcctaggctggtctccaactcttaggctcaggcgatcctcccgtcttggcctcagaaagtgatgggattacaggcgtgaggccccgcccccagcctggtgggttcttttatttccatattaCAAACAAAAGGGGGCTCCTGGGTTAGGCAGACACAGGCAGTTCGTGCGGCGTCACCCGGAGGGAGCCCACAGCGGGCCCAGCGAGACAAGAGCGTGCAAGTTCATCACCTCCTGGGAAAAGGACAGGGTAGCCCCAGGCCCCACCCCTTCCCGGAACCGCACCTTCGTCGTGCCTCGGGACGCACTGACTCAGGCGGAGGGCGGGGCGCAGGGTCGCTGGGGCCGCAAAGAGAGTGAAAGAAGGCCACCATTGGCTCGTCCCGGAAGGTGGGCGGGGCCTCCTCCGACCTGGGTGCGCGCCGCGGGGAGGCGTTGCCGACGGCGGAGCAGGAGGGGGTGTGGCTCCGCGCGGGCGGCCGTTGACGCCGAGGCCCCGCTCCGGATGTCGCGCGTCGCGGACTGGGCGCTGGCGATTGGCCGGCCCGGCTGGGGGGGCGGGGCGGAAGGTTCTGGAGGGGGCTGGCGGGCTCTGGAAGCTTCCGCCGGACGGGTATATAGAGTCCGGGACCGGGCGGCGGCGGAGCCGGGGTACGGCGACTGTGGGGCGGCGGGCCGCAGGCGGGGGCCATGGGAAAAGACTACTACCAGACGCTGGGCCTGGCCCGCGGCGCGTCGGACGAGGAGATCAAGCGGGCCTACCGTCGTCAGGCGCTGCGCTACCACCCGGACAAGAACAAGGAGCCCGGCGCCGAGGAGAAGTTCAAGGAGATCGCCGAGGCCTACGACGTGCTGAGCGACCCGCGCAAGCGCGAGATCTTCGACCGCTACGGGGAGGAAGGTGCGTGGGCGCGGCCCCGCCGTTTGACAGacggggaaaccgaggcaggccGGCCGCTCTCGGCGGCCCCCCGGGGAGGACGCCCAGGGCCGGGGGCCAAGCTGCCCCGCCCTCGGGCCGCGCGGGCCTGCGCCCTGGGATTGGTGGCCgcggggtgggaggaggagcctTGGTCCAGCCGCTCGCCCAGAAGCTTCTAGCAAGTCTGGGGCTGCCCCTCCCTGGGCGCGTCCTCCCGCGGCCCCGAGCAGCCCCGGGGTGCGGTGCAGGGGGACGGGGGACGCGTGGGAGCCAGAGGGCGGACGACGGAGACGGCGCGGCGGAGCGCACTGCGGGCCGGGGCTCACCTAGGTTCGGCCGCCGGCGTCTGAGGCTCAGCTACGGGCGCGGGGCTGCGAACGCGGGCGCCGACCCTCGCGGGCTCGCGGGCCGGGCTGGGCTAATCCCTGGGAAGCGATGACCTGGCCCAGGCCGGGCACGCAGGAGGCAGCGGCGCCCACTGCGGCCGCCCAGGTGCAGAGAGCGGGGCCGCCTCGTGGGGGAAGGAGAGCGGGGCTTTTTGTCCGTGTGCTGGTTGATGACTCAGGCTGGATTCTGGGCTTAATTTGGAGGAGTGAACTGACTTTGTATGCAAGCATGGTGGCAGTGAATGCTAGTGTGTGAGCATTCAAAAACTccccatctattttttttccccttatttttacTCTTTCCATCAGTGGTCCTAAAATGTTGCCAGTAAATACTTACCGAAAGCCCACCCTGGACCATGTGTCTGTAGCCATCTCTTGGTGACATAGCCAGGAGGATGAGTCAGTCCAGGGGTGGCAGGGCATGGGTGGCACCTGGAGGTGGACACCTAACTGCATGAGTCCTTTACCACTGTCACACTACCCGGAACTACTGGGGGGGGGCGTCTCTGCTGCTGCAATGAGAGGTAGAAAGAAGCCTGGGGTTCTTCCTTGCTTTCCCCTGATAGGCTAAAAAAAGTTCCTCCCCCATGGCTTCCAAGCTCCCCCCCCCACCAAAAGGGAAGCTCCTTGAGAGAGGCTGCTGTTCAGCCTTCTGACTGCTTCCAATTCTGCTTTTTAGGGCTAAAGGGCAGCGGCCCCAGTGGCGGTAGTGGTGGTGGTGCCAATGGTACCTCTTTCAGCTACACATTCCATGGAGACCCTCATGCCATGTTTGCTGAATTCTTCGGTGGCAGAAATCCCTTTGACACCTTTTTTGGGCAGCGGAACGGGGAGGAAGGCATGGACATTGACGACCCATTCTCTGGCTTCCCTATGGGCATGGGTGGCTTCACCAACATGAACTTTAGCCGCTCCCGCCCTGCCCAAGAGCCCACCCGAAAGAAGCAAGATCCCCCAGTCACCCACGACCTTCGGGTCTCCCTTGAAGAGATCTACAGCGGCTGCACCAAGAAGATGAAAATTTCCCACAAGCGGCTAAACCCCGATGGAAAGA
This genomic interval from Saimiri boliviensis isolate mSaiBol1 chromosome 14, mSaiBol1.pri, whole genome shotgun sequence contains the following:
- the DNAJB1 gene encoding dnaJ homolog subfamily B member 1 isoform X1; translation: MGKDYYQTLGLARGASDEEIKRAYRRQALRYHPDKNKEPGAEEKFKEIAEAYDVLSDPRKREIFDRYGEEGLKGSGPSGGSGGGANGTSFSYTFHGDPHAMFAEFFGGRNPFDTFFGQRNGEEGMDIDDPFSGFPMGMGGFTNMNFSRSRPAQEPTRKKQDPPVTHDLRVSLEEIYSGCTKKMKISHKRLNPDGKSIRNEDKILTIEVKKGWKEGTKITFPKEGDQTSNNIPADIVFVLKDKPHNIFKRDGSDVIYPARISLREALCGCTVNVPTLDGRTIPVVFKDVIRPGMRRKVPGEGLPLPKTPEKRGDLIIEFEVVFPERIPQTSRSALEKVLPI